A window of the Polaribacter batillariae genome harbors these coding sequences:
- a CDS encoding PLP-dependent aminotransferase family protein yields MDYCNNPELKYIIVQILFPNKTTFQLNRKSKQALYLQLSNTFIELIKSRKLLPETKLPSSRTLAENLKVHRKTVVACYEELLLQGWVESIAKKGTFVNANLPELNVQDFTIDNQHKKTNNTGFDFYHNEELVRKSPEKKEGFMYINDGISDARLTPTEDIARIYRRICGRKHIYKEMSYGSLFGNEKLRKTLANYLNKTRGLSVSYENILITRGSQMGIYLSSKLLLKKDDLVVIGETNYASADTTFLQNEANLVRVSVDENGINTKEIEEICKKKAIKAVYVTSHHHHPTTVTLSAERRIHLLNLAKKYSFAIIEDDYDYDFNYNHSPILPLASHDANGNVIYIGSVCKTVAPVFRIGYLIASKEFVNEAANQRRFIDRQGDALLELTFEEFIKNGDLDRHIKKVMKIYKTRRDLFCKLLEEKFKDVFFFEIPKGGMAVWLTLHKKYSWKTISEIAYKHQLEIGEWQRYDIGNSKHNAIRIGFATYNEEEIYELIKRLSKTMNEVKLLKKSL; encoded by the coding sequence ATGGACTATTGTAATAATCCAGAATTAAAATATATAATAGTCCAGATTTTGTTTCCAAATAAAACAACTTTTCAATTAAATAGAAAAAGCAAACAAGCATTGTATTTGCAATTATCGAACACATTTATAGAATTGATTAAAAGCAGAAAATTATTACCAGAAACAAAATTACCAAGTAGTAGAACTTTGGCAGAAAACTTGAAAGTTCATAGAAAAACAGTAGTAGCTTGTTATGAAGAGTTATTGCTACAAGGTTGGGTTGAAAGTATTGCTAAAAAAGGAACTTTTGTAAATGCCAATTTACCCGAATTAAATGTGCAAGATTTTACAATTGATAACCAACATAAAAAAACAAATAATACTGGATTCGACTTTTATCATAACGAAGAATTGGTAAGAAAATCTCCTGAAAAAAAAGAGGGATTTATGTACATAAATGATGGAATTTCTGATGCGAGATTAACACCAACAGAAGATATTGCAAGAATTTATAGAAGAATTTGTGGTAGAAAACACATTTATAAAGAAATGTCTTATGGATCTTTATTTGGAAATGAAAAGTTGCGAAAAACATTGGCAAATTACTTAAACAAAACTCGAGGTTTATCTGTTTCTTATGAAAATATTCTCATAACTAGAGGAAGTCAAATGGGTATTTATTTATCTTCTAAATTATTGTTGAAAAAAGATGATTTAGTTGTGATTGGTGAAACAAATTATGCATCTGCAGATACTACATTTTTACAAAATGAAGCAAATTTAGTGCGAGTTTCTGTGGATGAAAACGGAATAAATACCAAAGAAATTGAAGAAATTTGTAAGAAGAAAGCAATAAAAGCAGTTTATGTAACTTCTCATCATCATCACCCAACAACAGTAACTTTGTCTGCGGAAAGAAGAATTCATTTATTGAATTTAGCCAAAAAATACAGTTTTGCAATTATTGAAGATGATTACGATTATGACTTTAATTACAACCATTCTCCAATTTTACCGTTGGCGAGTCATGATGCTAATGGAAATGTAATTTATATAGGTTCTGTTTGTAAAACAGTAGCACCTGTTTTTAGAATTGGTTATTTAATTGCTTCTAAAGAGTTTGTAAATGAAGCTGCAAACCAACGAAGATTTATAGACAGACAAGGTGATGCTTTGTTAGAATTAACTTTCGAAGAATTTATAAAAAACGGCGATTTAGATAGACATATTAAAAAAGTAATGAAGATTTACAAAACGAGAAGAGATTTGTTTTGTAAACTTTTAGAAGAAAAATTTAAAGATGTTTTCTTTTTTGAGATTCCAAAAGGAGGAATGGCAGTTTGGTTGACTTTACATAAAAAATATTCTTGGAAAACTATATCAGAAATTGCTTACAAACATCAATTAGAAATAGGCGAGTGGCAACGTTATGACATAGGAAATTCTAAACACAATGCTATTAGAATAGGTTTCGCAACATATAATGAAGAAGAAATTTACGAGTTGATAAAAAGACTTTCAAAAACGATGAACGAAGTTAAGTTACTGAAAAAATCTTTGTAA
- a CDS encoding RluA family pseudouridine synthase, translating into MQLIETHIAKKLEKPIRFQEYAVGIFNTIPTKSSIKKAIKKKLIFIDGIVATTSKFISGGEKIELFESEKSSTFERLKLNLEVLFEDDYLAIIYKPAGILVSGNKFVTIANALTQNLQKSKQQDAVKPQPIHRLDYPTSGLLVIGKTSSAIIKLSALFKNKEISKTYFAITIGLMNSEGIINSPIEGKESITKYTVLQTVKSERFGYLNLVKLSPKTGRKHQLRKHLLAIGNPILGDKEYFLEGKVLNEKGLYLHASILEFIHPFTKEKISISKELPKKFTKIFSVT; encoded by the coding sequence ATGCAACTAATAGAAACTCATATCGCTAAAAAATTAGAAAAACCAATTCGTTTTCAAGAATATGCAGTTGGTATTTTCAATACAATTCCCACAAAATCTAGCATTAAAAAAGCCATCAAAAAAAAATTGATTTTTATTGATGGAATTGTAGCAACAACCTCGAAATTTATTTCGGGAGGAGAAAAAATTGAGCTTTTCGAATCAGAAAAATCATCAACTTTTGAAAGATTAAAATTAAATTTAGAAGTTTTATTTGAAGACGATTATTTAGCGATTATCTACAAACCAGCAGGAATTTTAGTTAGTGGAAATAAATTTGTAACCATAGCAAATGCACTTACTCAAAATCTGCAAAAAAGTAAACAACAAGATGCAGTAAAACCACAACCTATACATAGATTAGATTATCCAACAAGCGGACTTCTAGTCATTGGAAAAACAAGTTCTGCAATTATTAAGTTGAGTGCTCTTTTTAAAAATAAAGAAATTAGTAAAACCTATTTTGCAATAACCATTGGGTTAATGAATTCCGAAGGAATAATAAATTCTCCAATTGAAGGGAAAGAGTCAATTACAAAATATACTGTTTTACAAACCGTAAAATCAGAACGCTTTGGTTATTTAAATTTGGTAAAACTAAGTCCAAAAACGGGAAGAAAACATCAATTAAGAAAACACTTATTAGCTATTGGAAATCCTATTTTAGGAGATAAAGAATATTTTTTAGAAGGCAAGGTTTTAAACGAAAAAGGCTTGTACTTACATGCATCCATTTTAGAATTTATACATCCGTTTACGAAAGAAAAAATTTCTATCTCTAAAGAATTACCTAAAAAATTTACAAAGATTTTTTCAGTAACTTAA
- a CDS encoding VOC family protein, protein MKTNIQPFHLAIPVQDLEKCRRFYRDILNCEEGRSAEHWVDFNFFGHQLVIHQKDAFQPEKISNPVDGYNVPVPHFGVVLTWSDWQNLSEKLKATNTKFIIEPCIRFKGKVGEQATMFFNDPENNALEFKAFKDIGQLFAK, encoded by the coding sequence TTGAAAACAAACATACAACCCTTCCACCTTGCCATTCCTGTACAAGATTTAGAAAAATGCAGAAGGTTTTATAGAGATATTTTAAATTGTGAAGAAGGTAGAAGTGCTGAGCATTGGGTAGATTTTAATTTCTTTGGACATCAGTTGGTAATTCATCAAAAAGACGCATTTCAACCAGAAAAAATTTCTAATCCTGTAGATGGTTATAATGTTCCTGTTCCGCATTTTGGTGTGGTGCTAACTTGGAGTGATTGGCAAAATTTATCAGAAAAATTAAAAGCAACTAACACAAAATTTATTATAGAACCTTGCATTCGTTTTAAAGGAAAAGTCGGCGAACAAGCCACTATGTTTTTTAATGATCCAGAAAATAATGCCTTAGAGTTTAAAGCGTTTAAAGATATTGGGCAATTGTTTGCTAAATAA
- a CDS encoding ACP phosphodiesterase, whose amino-acid sequence MNFLAHLYLSQNNTNIMIGNFIADHIRGNNYTKFSKEIQQGIFLHREIDTFTDAHKIVRKSKRRLHKRYRHYDGVIIDIFYDYFLAKNWANYSAIPLDVYTDSINKLFHKKLLELPIKSQNFIKYMIEYNILYNYQFEDGIAKVLNGMNHRTKGKSQMNLAIEDLRLLKKELEEDFTLFFKDLIEFSSQKLKELLVIPTQIEIHKK is encoded by the coding sequence ATGAATTTCCTTGCCCATTTATACCTATCACAAAACAACACCAATATTATGATTGGCAATTTTATTGCAGACCATATTAGAGGGAATAATTACACAAAGTTTTCAAAAGAAATTCAGCAAGGAATTTTCTTGCACAGAGAAATAGACACCTTTACAGATGCACACAAAATTGTTAGAAAAAGCAAACGCAGGCTACATAAACGTTACAGACATTACGATGGCGTAATTATCGATATTTTTTACGATTATTTTTTAGCCAAAAATTGGGCAAATTATTCTGCAATTCCTTTAGACGTATATACAGATTCTATAAATAAATTATTTCATAAAAAACTTTTAGAGTTGCCTATAAAGTCTCAAAACTTTATTAAATATATGATTGAATATAACATTCTATACAACTATCAATTTGAAGACGGCATTGCAAAGGTTTTAAACGGAATGAACCATAGAACCAAAGGCAAATCGCAAATGAACTTAGCCATTGAAGATTTACGCTTATTAAAAAAAGAATTAGAAGAAGACTTTACCCTCTTTTTTAAAGATTTAATAGAGTTTTCGAGTCAGAAATTAAAAGAGCTACTTGTCATTCCTACACAAATAGAAATCCATAAAAAGTAA
- the dnaN gene encoding DNA polymerase III subunit beta: MKFIVSSSQLLKQLQVLGGVINSNNTLPILDNFLLELSENQLKISASDLETTMSSVVNVESDSEGSIAVSARLLLDTLKTFPDQPLTFKTEGDNTIEISSDQGKYDMAYFGGDEFPKAVSLPAPSKTVVPAHILGTAISKTIFAAGNDDLRPVMSGVFFQFSSQSLTFVATDAHKLVKYSRTDVTADQTAEFIMPKKPLNLLKGVLSGSESDVTIEYNDANAKFTFDNMVLVCRLIDGKYPNYEAVIPKENPNKLTVDRASFLNSVRRVSIFSSKTTHQIRLKMAGTELNISAEDLDFANKAHERLSCDYQGDDMQIGFNSRFLSEMLNNLSSNEILIEMSLPNRAGILTPIDGTDEGEQITMLVMPVMLNN; this comes from the coding sequence ATGAAATTTATTGTATCGAGTTCGCAATTGCTAAAACAACTACAGGTTTTAGGTGGCGTTATAAATAGTAATAACACATTACCAATTTTAGACAATTTTTTGCTTGAATTGTCTGAAAATCAACTAAAAATTTCTGCATCAGATTTAGAAACTACAATGAGTTCTGTTGTAAATGTAGAGAGTGATAGCGAAGGTTCTATAGCTGTTTCTGCGCGTTTGTTGCTAGATACTTTAAAAACCTTTCCAGACCAACCCTTAACTTTTAAAACAGAAGGAGATAATACCATTGAAATTAGTTCCGATCAAGGAAAATACGACATGGCTTATTTTGGTGGTGATGAATTTCCGAAAGCGGTTTCTTTACCCGCTCCAAGTAAAACAGTGGTTCCTGCACACATTTTAGGAACTGCCATTTCAAAAACTATTTTTGCTGCCGGAAACGACGATTTACGCCCAGTAATGAGTGGGGTGTTCTTTCAATTTAGTTCTCAAAGCTTAACGTTTGTTGCTACGGATGCTCATAAATTGGTAAAATATTCTAGAACCGATGTTACTGCAGACCAAACTGCAGAATTTATTATGCCAAAGAAACCTTTAAATTTATTAAAAGGAGTTTTAAGTGGCTCTGAAAGCGATGTTACCATTGAATATAACGATGCGAATGCAAAATTTACGTTTGATAATATGGTGTTGGTTTGTCGTTTGATTGATGGTAAATACCCAAATTACGAAGCGGTTATTCCAAAGGAAAATCCGAATAAATTAACCGTTGACAGAGCCTCTTTTTTAAACTCTGTAAGACGTGTTTCTATTTTCTCTAGTAAAACTACGCATCAAATTCGTTTAAAAATGGCAGGCACAGAACTAAATATTTCTGCAGAAGATTTAGATTTTGCCAATAAAGCTCACGAACGTTTGAGTTGCGATTATCAAGGTGATGATATGCAAATTGGTTTCAACTCTCGTTTTTTAAGCGAAATGTTAAATAATTTAAGTTCTAACGAAATTTTAATAGAAATGTCTTTGCCTAATAGAGCAGGAATTTTAACACCAATTGATGGTACTGATGAAGGCGAACAAATAACCATGTTGGTAATGCCTGTGATGTTGAATAACTAG
- a CDS encoding PIG-L family deacetylase codes for MKKILLLITVSLLVSTSIFAQKPAKLTSNQIYEKVQKLNFLGTALYIAAHPDDENTRLIAYLANHIKARTGYLSLTRGDGGQNLIGPEIRELLGVIRTQELLAARRVDGGEQLFTRANDFGYSKHPDETLKIWNKNEVLSDVVWAIRTFKPDVIINRFNHRTPGTTHGHHTSSAILSVEAFDLAGDNTKYKDQLKYTSSWQPKRLFYNTSSWFYRDRQKFEEQAKDFTKFNVGVYYPLKGLSNNELASIASSQHLCQGFGRLTTRGNQNEYVEFLKGDKPKDKNDIFSGINTTWNRIENGGDIGDILYEVEEKFDFVNPSKHLPMLLEAYQKIQKLKDHHWRKIKEKQILEIIEACAGLYLEASAVSSSGTPNSTIEVHFEALNRSSFPVELTSIYSTIDGKKIPKNIELQSNKKSNFKETILLKTNTYSDPYWLRENASLGMYAVKNQLLIGKPETPSPAQITFNLTMGNVAVSITKDVVRRYAERDKGEIYEPFEVLPKVTTKLKDKVVIFSEDTAQKVLVEVSAGENNVSGKVHLKVPANWQVSPKEINFKIQQKNDKQTVAFLVNPPKNQSEGKLKVIATLNGKSFTKELVEINYNHIPKQSVLLNSEAKIVRLNIEKVGNNIGYITGAGDAIPENLRQIGYTVEEINPIAINAENLQKYDAIVLGIRAYNVVKELKFKQKYLLAYVKNGGNMIVQYNTNRGVDVAPPFPLQLSRDRVTDEFAEVRILDKNHQLLNFPNKITKEDFKGWVQERGLYFPNSWDANFTPILSMNDKGETPKKGSLLIAKYGKGNYIYTGLSFFRELPAGVSGAYKLFANMLSVGKRK; via the coding sequence ATGAAGAAAATACTACTTTTAATTACTGTTTCATTATTAGTTTCTACGTCAATATTCGCACAAAAACCAGCTAAATTAACTTCAAATCAAATTTACGAGAAAGTTCAAAAATTAAACTTTTTAGGCACTGCATTATACATTGCTGCACATCCAGATGACGAAAATACACGACTAATCGCATATTTAGCAAACCACATAAAAGCAAGAACGGGTTATTTATCTTTAACTCGAGGAGATGGAGGACAAAATTTAATTGGGCCAGAAATTAGAGAACTATTAGGTGTCATTAGAACACAAGAATTATTAGCAGCAAGACGTGTAGATGGTGGAGAACAATTGTTTACAAGAGCCAACGATTTTGGGTACTCTAAACATCCAGATGAAACCTTAAAAATCTGGAATAAAAATGAAGTTTTAAGCGATGTTGTTTGGGCTATTAGAACTTTTAAACCCGATGTAATTATCAACAGATTTAATCATAGAACACCAGGAACCACACATGGGCATCATACAAGTTCTGCCATTTTAAGTGTAGAAGCTTTTGATTTGGCAGGCGACAATACAAAATATAAAGATCAGTTAAAATATACAAGTTCTTGGCAACCCAAACGATTGTTTTATAACACTTCTTCGTGGTTTTATAGAGATCGACAAAAGTTCGAAGAACAAGCCAAAGATTTTACAAAATTTAATGTTGGTGTGTATTACCCTTTAAAAGGCTTGTCTAACAACGAGTTAGCCTCTATCGCAAGTAGCCAACATTTGTGCCAAGGTTTTGGAAGACTTACCACAAGAGGAAATCAAAATGAATATGTCGAGTTTTTAAAAGGCGACAAACCAAAAGATAAAAACGATATTTTTTCAGGAATAAATACCACTTGGAATCGTATAGAAAATGGTGGCGATATTGGTGATATTTTGTACGAAGTTGAAGAAAAATTCGATTTTGTAAACCCGTCTAAACATTTGCCAATGTTGTTAGAAGCATATCAAAAAATACAGAAATTAAAAGATCACCATTGGAGAAAAATTAAAGAAAAACAAATTTTAGAAATTATTGAAGCCTGTGCTGGTTTGTATTTAGAAGCCTCTGCTGTGAGTTCTTCTGGAACACCAAACTCAACAATAGAAGTTCATTTCGAAGCGTTAAATAGAAGTAGTTTTCCAGTTGAATTAACATCGATTTATTCTACGATTGATGGAAAAAAGATTCCTAAAAATATCGAATTACAGAGCAATAAAAAATCGAACTTTAAAGAAACAATTTTATTAAAAACAAATACTTATTCAGACCCATATTGGTTGCGAGAAAATGCTTCTTTGGGAATGTATGCTGTAAAAAATCAATTGTTAATTGGCAAACCAGAAACACCAAGTCCTGCACAAATAACATTTAATTTAACTATGGGTAATGTTGCGGTTTCCATTACAAAAGATGTCGTAAGAAGATATGCAGAAAGAGATAAAGGAGAAATTTACGAACCCTTTGAAGTTTTACCCAAAGTAACTACAAAACTAAAAGATAAAGTTGTTATTTTTTCTGAAGATACCGCGCAAAAAGTGTTGGTAGAAGTTAGCGCAGGAGAGAATAACGTGTCTGGAAAAGTACATTTAAAAGTGCCTGCAAATTGGCAAGTTTCTCCAAAAGAAATCAATTTTAAAATTCAGCAAAAAAACGACAAACAAACGGTTGCCTTTTTGGTAAATCCGCCTAAAAATCAATCTGAAGGAAAATTGAAAGTAATAGCAACTTTAAACGGAAAGAGTTTTACAAAAGAATTGGTAGAAATTAACTACAATCACATTCCAAAACAATCGGTTTTATTAAATTCTGAAGCAAAAATTGTTCGTTTAAATATAGAAAAAGTAGGCAATAATATTGGTTACATCACAGGTGCTGGAGATGCAATTCCAGAAAATTTACGTCAAATTGGTTATACTGTAGAAGAAATAAATCCGATAGCAATTAACGCAGAAAACTTACAAAAATACGATGCCATTGTTTTAGGAATTAGGGCATATAATGTGGTAAAAGAATTAAAATTTAAACAAAAATATTTGTTGGCATATGTAAAAAATGGTGGAAATATGATTGTGCAATACAACACCAATAGAGGTGTAGATGTTGCGCCACCATTTCCATTACAATTATCAAGAGATCGAGTTACCGATGAATTTGCCGAAGTAAGAATTTTAGATAAAAATCATCAATTATTAAATTTTCCGAATAAAATTACAAAAGAAGATTTTAAAGGTTGGGTACAAGAAAGAGGTTTGTATTTTCCGAACTCTTGGGATGCGAATTTTACACCCATTTTATCGATGAATGACAAAGGTGAGACTCCTAAAAAAGGAAGTTTATTAATCGCAAAATACGGCAAAGGAAATTATATATACACAGGTTTAAGTTTCTTTAGAGAATTGCCAGCAGGAGTTTCTGGAGCTTATAAGTTGTTTGCAAATATGTTGTCTGTTGGGAAAAGAAAATAG